One genomic window of Deltaproteobacteria bacterium includes the following:
- a CDS encoding nucleotidyltransferase domain-containing protein, producing the protein MKPKDIETANRLKRLLQKKVKLHRMILFGSRARGDAEPDSDMDVLVVLDEPVSRESRRIVSDYAWETGFEAGIVVAPVVVSRDDWENGPDRESLLAKAVREEGMPI; encoded by the coding sequence ATGAAACCCAAAGACATCGAAACAGCGAACAGGCTGAAACGCCTTTTGCAGAAAAAGGTCAAGCTGCATCGGATGATCCTCTTCGGTTCCAGGGCGCGGGGAGACGCCGAACCCGATTCCGATATGGACGTTCTGGTTGTCCTGGACGAACCCGTTTCACGGGAATCACGCAGGATAGTCTCCGATTATGCGTGGGAAACCGGGTTTGAAGCCGGCATCGTGGTGGCGCCCGTTGTTGTATCCCGCGATGATTGGGAAAACGGACCCGACCGGGAATCTCTTCTGGCCAAAGCGGTCCGTGAGGAAGGAATGCCCATATGA
- a CDS encoding HEPN domain-containing protein, whose amino-acid sequence MNDKDQQVLLGFRMGQARAALEEAQVLLSRRKTSLGAVNRAYYAMFYAVLALLQHIGKIPRKHSGVLALFDSEFVKKGVFSMELSRHLHHAFESRQVSDYQAMEPISLEEAGEILNNAQSFVQAIERYLSIN is encoded by the coding sequence ATGAACGATAAGGATCAACAGGTTTTGCTTGGTTTCCGCATGGGACAGGCCCGTGCCGCGCTGGAGGAAGCTCAAGTCTTGCTTTCCCGCAGGAAGACATCCTTGGGTGCGGTAAACCGGGCCTATTACGCCATGTTTTACGCGGTTCTCGCGCTTCTTCAGCACATAGGAAAAATTCCTAGAAAACACTCAGGGGTCCTGGCTCTGTTCGACTCCGAATTCGTCAAAAAAGGAGTTTTTTCTATGGAACTCTCCCGTCATCTTCATCACGCCTTTGAATCACGCCAAGTTTCAGACTACCAAGCGATGGAGCCAATTTCCCTCGAAGAGGCGGGAGAGATTCTCAACAACGCGCAGTCGTTCGTCCAAGCCATAGAAAGATATTTGTCGATCAATTGA